GGGCTGCGTGCGGTCACCGGCTCATTCCCGGTGCGCATGACGGTCGCACCTCCTCGCGAGGCCACGAGGGCCTACTGAGGATGTACCCCCGTCGTCGACGTTCACCGGTACCGAACGAAGTGGGGGCGGATGTGGACGGCTGGTCCTGGCGGGGCGGGAGCTGGCAGGAGACCGCGGTGCGCCGCTCCCGAGTGCGCGGCTGTCTCCTGGGCGGCGCGATCGGGGACGCGCTCGGCAACCCGGTCGAGTTCCTCTCCCTGGACGGGATCCGGCGTGCGTACGGCGAGCGCGGCGTCACCGGCATGGTGCCGGACGGGGACGGGGTCACCGGCCGCGTCACCGACGACACGCAGATGACGCTGTTCACCGCGGAGGGCCTGATCAGGGCGCACGCGCGGGGCACAGCCAAGGGCATCGGCGGGGCGGAGACCACGTGCCTCCTGCACGCGTACCGGCGCTGGCTCGACACGCAGAACCACCCCGCCCCGCCCGTGCGCGGCGGCGACGACGTCGTCCGTACGGGCTGGCTGCGCACCCAGCCCTGGCTGTACGCGCGCCGCGCACCGGGCAACGCCTGCCTGACCGGGATCGCCGCGCGGCACGTCCCCGCCCCGTCGGCCGCGCCGGGGGAGCCCGGGCCGGTCAACCCGGAGTCGAAGGGGTGCGGCAGCGTCATGCGGTCCGCGCCGTTCGGGCTGACCGGCGGGAGCCCGTCCCGGGCGTTCGAGCGCGCCGCGGCGGCCTCCCGGATCACCCACGGCCACCCGACGGCGTCCGCTTCCGCGGGGGCGTTCGCGGCGGTCGTGGCGTACCTGCTCCAGGGCGAATCCGGGCCGGCGGCGGTGCTACGGGCGATGGACCTGCTGCGGCGGCACGCCGGGCACGAGGAGACGACGGCGGCGCTGCGGGCCGCCGTGGACCTGGCGGCCGCTCCCGGCGCGCCGAACGCGGAGCGGGTGGAGTCGCTGGGGGCCGGCTGGGTCGCCGAGGAGGCGCTCGCCATCGCCGTGTACTGCTTCCTCGCACCGGCCGACTCCGTGGCCGAGGCCCTGCTGCTCTCGGTGAACCACTCCGGGGACAGCGACTCCACGGGCTCGCTCTGCGGGAACCTGCTGGGCGCCGCGCACGGCGAGGTCCAACTGCCGCCGCAGTGGCTGACACTGACGGAGGGACGGGCGGTGATCGCCGAACTCGCCGACGACTTCAGCCTGCAGTTCGAGCACGGTGAGGTCGCGAACGGGATGCCGGTGCACTCCTTCGACCGCTACCCGGCCAACTGATCGGAGAAAGTCGCCCGGGGAGCGATGAGTTGGCGACGGCCGCACCGTCTACCTCTGTGAAAGCGAACGCAACGCCGACACGAGGAGCACACGATGACCGCCCTGACCCCCGAGACCACCGTCGCCTCCGCTCCCCTCACCGTTCCCGGGAAGCGCCTGAGCCGCCGCGCGGACATCTCCGTGCGCGTCCTGCAGATCGTCCTCGCCCTGTTCTTCGCGATCCCGAGCGCCTCGCCGAAGCTGGTCGGCCACGCCTCCGCCGCGGAGGGCTTCGACAAGATCGGCTGGGGCGACTGGTTCATGTACACGATCGGCGGGCTCGAACTGGCCGGGGCGATCGCGCTGGTGATCCCGGTCCTGTCGAGCGTGGCGGCAACGGCCCTGATCGGGCTGATGGTCGGGGCGTTCGTCTTCACGCTGACCTTCTTCGACGGACAGTTCTGGTTCACCCCGGTGATCTTCGCGGTGCTGCTGGCCGTCGTGGCCTGGAACCGCCGGGAGCAGAACGCCCGCCTGTTCGCCCTGCTGTCGCGCCGGGCATGACCCCGCCATGGAGGAGACCGGAAGGCGCCCGTGGACCGCGTGCGGAACGGCGGAGCTGCTGCGCAGCGAAGTCGTCCGCTCGCGACGCGGCGCCCACTGCGGCCGCATCGAGGCCGCCGGGATCACCGTCGTCGACATCCTGTGCTGCGAGGACCGGACGTCGTTCGTCGGGCCCGGACAACAGGAGGAGCACTGCGTGGTCCTCACCCGTTCCGGCGGCTATC
This sequence is a window from Streptomyces sp. HUAS YS2. Protein-coding genes within it:
- a CDS encoding ADP-ribosylglycohydrolase family protein; the encoded protein is MRRSRVRGCLLGGAIGDALGNPVEFLSLDGIRRAYGERGVTGMVPDGDGVTGRVTDDTQMTLFTAEGLIRAHARGTAKGIGGAETTCLLHAYRRWLDTQNHPAPPVRGGDDVVRTGWLRTQPWLYARRAPGNACLTGIAARHVPAPSAAPGEPGPVNPESKGCGSVMRSAPFGLTGGSPSRAFERAAAASRITHGHPTASASAGAFAAVVAYLLQGESGPAAVLRAMDLLRRHAGHEETTAALRAAVDLAAAPGAPNAERVESLGAGWVAEEALAIAVYCFLAPADSVAEALLLSVNHSGDSDSTGSLCGNLLGAAHGEVQLPPQWLTLTEGRAVIAELADDFSLQFEHGEVANGMPVHSFDRYPAN
- a CDS encoding DoxX family protein codes for the protein MTALTPETTVASAPLTVPGKRLSRRADISVRVLQIVLALFFAIPSASPKLVGHASAAEGFDKIGWGDWFMYTIGGLELAGAIALVIPVLSSVAATALIGLMVGAFVFTLTFFDGQFWFTPVIFAVLLAVVAWNRREQNARLFALLSRRA